The Gossypium hirsutum isolate 1008001.06 chromosome A03, Gossypium_hirsutum_v2.1, whole genome shotgun sequence genome contains the following window.
TATAGTGTAAATGCaatacttaataaataatataaatactatgaaaattttaaaagaaaaacattaacGAAATTCAACCTTAATTATCACCACCATATACTCCAATATAGCAATAATTAAATCCAATAATTTTGGACTTAATGTAAAAGCAAAGCAATTTGAGGAATGTTGAATATTTGCCATTTCTAtaacatttgaatttaaattcctaaatttactttaaaaaattaaatatacttaTTATCTAGATTAAATTAagtattattaattgaattatactAATCATCGGATATCTGAATCTATTAAATATCTGTATTTAGTAAGAAATTTTAAAGAGTAATGTGAAagataaattcaaatattaaaatttaaatttattatttataaaaataaaatagatttaaattatgaatattcGAACCTTAATAATCACATTTGCTTTGGATTTAGTGtagataataattaaaatatatgagtttgaatattttttaaatttgtaaaacacaaattaaatatttacaaatattcaaatttgtgCTTGTTATCCTAATTTTGATTAATGCAATAATTCTTTTAGGCGTAACAACTTATTTGATCCttccaatttaatttttttttagtcatcaatttaattttttatcttttcaccTCAAACTGGATgacaaatttaactttttaaactTTCTTGATATAGCATACTTGTGGATGACACGTCAACATTTGattaatctttttaaattttaaaaattcataaaaattcaaaaatttatttttaaatttaaaaatctttaaaattattaaaaatatataaattttataaaaataaatttttaaaatttttaaaattttaaaaaattaattaaatgctaacaTGTTATTCAAGTGGCAATTCACGTGTATGCtacgtcaacaaagttaacaaatattaacttttccattcattttaaagtgacttgaataaaaaattacaagtttaaggactaaaaaaaaggataaaaagttaaaataaattttttttttgtaaaattagaattaaaaaaaatcattaatataaaacatggcagataaaaaaaatatctaaaatagCAGCGCGGACGCTTCGCTAGTGAGTAAAGTAGAATAAACGACCTTATCAAGCATTTGTAAGCTAATGAATAACTTGAATTCTGCGTAAATTTTGAGTTGTAGCAAATCAgtacatatatttaattattttcttctaTTAGCCTTCTTTTATCGTTTGTTTTGTTATTTACCCTCCTAagcaattattaaaataatttttatatatgaattaaattatattttaacttgaaatatcatacataataaataattaaatttaccatcataattaagttttatgtgaattttaataatatttatttttcacctGTGCCATAAATTTAAATCCATGTAAACTTAAGATTGCTGGCTTCCAATTTATGTAATGAGAATCTAGAGTACCAGCCTCGGCCTGTAGGATTAATCATAGAGATTTGGCTGAGAAGTTTAGGTCCCTTGAGGCATGTGGATGGGTCAGTATGCTTATTATAATGCATTTAAGGTAGGGCCATTGTGAATGTCGACCATAAACTTcaaccataaaatcaaaaacaatTAAGATTATGGCCCGTAGTTAACTAAAGAtttatattttaaagatttttttggCATTTGATACATCATTAACAATATTACTATTTTCCCAATGGTGTGACATAATTATTGATGCCGAATTAGAAGAAAACATATAGCCAACTTTTTTAGTTTAaacaaatagaaaagaaaatttaaaaatgagagAAAGGAAAGCGTATGTCAGCAACTCCGCCTCTGGTTGGAGGTGGAATCAGATAACTATTTAACCGAGTCGCTTTTTCACTTCCAAAGTAGCTTCACCCTTATTCCAAGGGCTACTCTGAGGCTATGGTTGCCTTCTCCTCATAAAATAaagtcttttctttctttataaatAGCATCCCCACACACACGCAAGCACAAGGCCACACACACAGTCCCAGAAGAACAAGCGAGCAACTTGACTTTATGAGAGGCTAGGCTAGGCTTCATTACCTCTCGTTGTTTTGTGTTTTTGATTTATCGACCAAACCAGAGAAGATGGTTGCAGAGACGAGGAGAGAGAGAAGGAGTGAAGTGGCACCATTTGCGGTGATGCTCATAATGGAGGGTTGCACCATAGCATTGACGATATTGGCCAAAACAGCCTTAACGGCTGGGATCAACCCTTTTGTTTTTGTGGTGTATACCAATGCTGTTGGCTCCATTCTCCTACTccctttttccttcctttatcaTCGTGGGGAAAGGTGTGTCTGTGTCTCCCTCTCTAGGCTCTACATGTATCTTTACAGGACGTATGCATATGCTTTATTTTCAATTAACCCACTTCTTCACCATTGTTTCTTTATCATTAATTGCAGAATAGAACAATCGCTCTTCACCTTCCCACTCCTCTTTCGTATTTTTTTCATGGGTTTAACAGGGtagttttctcttcttttctaatGTTCCTGCTGCTACAAACTGTCAAAGCTATTTTCAAAGTGaagattgattttttatttttatttttttatatcctGGTGTTGATTTGTAGGGTTGCAATCTCTCAGAACCTTGCGTTTCTCGGGTTAAGCTACAGTTCACCAATCGTTGTATGCGCAATGGGCCTCTTGATGCCTACCATTTCCTTCTTGCTTTCCATCATTCTCAGGTTCTTAACTTTCTCGCAACCATCtccatttttctttcctttttgttttaatttgtcgatttcagtttctttttttaaaaagaagaagaagtgagaaaacatatttaatattcaAAGTTGACGAGTACAAACGGAAAACAGTTATCTagatcctttttctttttggttcaaAATACAGATATCTACGGGTTCACCCATGCATGATTCATGATAATGATATAGTTAGAatattgaatggtatatataCGGTGACTTAGCTTAGTGTTATTTATTCATCGCGTTTTAATTAagctgaaaaattattaaaatttttttataaaataacaaatatagtTATGagaatatatttttcattttatattttatataaaataaaaaagatgcatataataaaattatcatttactttttatatgattttttttatagatatatCCAAATGTGATTACCTTAAATCTAATAATTGATAAACGAAATAACCTATCACTTCCATTATACAATTTAAAGAGTAGAGGAAGTTAAGACCACGGCCCATTGGACTCAATCGTTAGTAACtcctaaatttcaaatattgtaaataaagaaaataaatatcagTTGAAGGAAGGTCAAAATCATTGTGGTGGGATGCTTAGGAAAAAAGAAACACTGTCTATTGGAACATCTTATTCAGCGTTGGCTGAAATTTCATAATTATCACAGGACGGTAAGGCTGGATTGGAGAAGCACAAGCAGCCAAGCCAAAATGATTGGAACTTTTATATCAATTGCAGGTGCAATTTTTGTAGAACTATACAAAGGCCCGTTTACACGACCATCACCTGTTTCACTTGACCACCACCTTCAAGTTATACCAAAACTTTTTGTTTTCTACTCGACGCCAGATCGTTGGGTTCTTGGGGGTATTTTGCTTGCGGCTGCTACCTTGTCGATTTCAGTATGGAATATTGTTCAGGTACAAGGTTTTGGTCCACAAATAAACTAAGCTCAGTATTTGGTTTTTGTGTCTTGAAACCTTGTCCTCCTTTTATCATTCAAAAACAATAAAACTTTTTTGTTTGTCAGATGGGAACCGTCAAACAATATCCACAAGTGATGAAAGTGGCCTCGTCTTATAGCTTAGTTGGGACTATCCAGTGCCTTGTTTTTTCTTTGATCATGGAAGGAGATCTAGATGCATGGAAACTGAAACGCAAGCCGGATCTCCTACTCATTATTGTGACAGTAagacccccccccaaaaaaaaaataaagaaaaaaaaagtgaaatttagCTAACACCAAACATTACAAGTTAAAGAAAATTAGTGACTAATAGATTCCATAATGATGGTTATAGGGAGTATTTGGGAGTATTATCCGTAGCAACGTTCATTTAGCATGTACGAGAATGAAAGGCCCTTTTTATGTGCCTATGTTCAAGCCCTTTGGGGTAGTCTTTGCAACAGTTTTCGGAACCTCTTTCTTTACAAACAGTCTTCATTATGGAAGGTAATTAAAATCTTTCTCCCTTTTCTCTTACCTTTCAAATCTTTATATGTTGTTGACACAAAAAGGTTGTACAGTGTGATAGGTACAATAATAGTAGGAACGGGATATTATGCTGTGATGTTTGGACAAATCAGGGAAGAGGAACTTCGTAAAGAGCGTGAAGTTGGAACAGTGAGTGATATTCCAGACCTCAAGGCCCCTCTGTTGCAGGAAAACGAAGATGCCCAAGTCTAGAGCCAGGCCAAGCAACCTCTACAActattattgaattaaaaaatcaagTGGAAAGTGTCCCTTTTTTTCTGTCAAAAAAAAGAAGGATTCAACAGCAAGAGGCCTGGCCTGTCAAACCAGAAGGTGCTGTGATTTTGTAGAAGCCCCTTCTATTACATGTACATACATTTGATAGGATGGCCTTTCACTGTAAAATGTAAATCTTCTTGCTGTGTTTTCCCCCCTACTTGTTGGAGGTTCGAGGACAGATTCTTAAGTTTTAAATGACTCTGTCATATGTGGTTTCTGTGTGAATAAAAAACAGtgaaaaaaatgacaaaaatcgTATATGTTGTATTTATGTATTGGAGTGTTTAAAACAGCTATGGTGTTTGTTTGAAGGTTTCTTTAATTTGTTTACTTGCTCATGTAATTATCTCTTGTTTGctgcattttttttccttttacctTTTTGAATCCAGAGCGCAACATAAGTTCACTGACAAGACAATATAGAGGAAATTAAGAAAACCCATGGCAATACAtaaattaatattgaaaataCAAAGCAACAGGATTACTTTGCAGCAAGAAGTCACCACTCAACAAGATGAACTAATTAAGGATGGATCCTAGACAAATATTCTGAAGTGGGATCCTTGCATGTTATTTTATTACTAAGAAAACATGAGAGAATCCATTAAACAGGGCTAGGATCATGCATGGCATGGCATGGCATGGCCTGGCCTCTCTAAGCCTTACCGTGAAGATAGTCATCGATCTCCTTAAAGTTCTTCACTGCAAATTCCTTAATGACGCTTGGATCAGGGATCTCTTCACTTGCCTTCTCAAACTCACAGGACCATTTAACCAAGCTCGACTCTCCCTTGGGAACCACAATGATCTTGCCAATGAAAGTCTTGTAGTATTTCAGGAGATCCCCATCAATGATGCTGTAAACATATTTCTTCTCAGCTTCATCCACTGATTCGATTCTCTCTTTTGATACCTTAACGATTGGAGACCCTACCATGAATCaaacaaaaatgcaaaaaaaaaaaaaaaagaatttgaagtCCGACCCTTAGGTACATTTGCATCAATGAATGCCTCGTACTGCATTTAAATTGGCAATTTAAGTTACAGTTTTAGTTACCTTCGGCATAGTTAATAAGACGAACAGATCCAGGGGCCTTGCCATCGCCTTCTAGCACTTGAATGCTCTTGTAATCATGGGACAAGGCTTGAGGGAAAATCGTGGTGGAGTCCCTAATGGTTCCCCACACTTTTTCTGCAGGAGACTTGAGCTCGAAATCCACATGAAGCTGCCCACTGGAAGCCATTGCTGTATTTGCTATTGTCTATATGCTAAAAGGGAGAAAAAGGCAGAAAGATTGTTGACATACACCTCGTAGCATAGATGTGTATATATAGTAGCAGAAGAGATAAGTGGTTTCTAAATGTCGCATTAAATATCTTTGGTACAGCTTCAACTGCCCATCCGGAGGCACAAGCACGCACCTAGCGAGGGAGTTGGTCGGGGCCCATTATTTGTGGCGTTCACTGATGCAATTTCAAAGCTAGTAGGTGAAGCAATAACTAATGGATCGTAGTGTAAAATATGTCATTTCAACGGGTTAACCCAAAAAAGCAATAAAATGtatttgaaaatataattttctattttaaaacaaaacatgcTAATAAGAATGcaaacatataatatattttataattacaaatatttttattaataaaactgGCTAATGATGAATGCAAGTCTTTTGGATAGACTTTTCTAATAAgccaattttataaataaaaattattttagaatatattttaataacatGTTTAAATAGATGAAACAAACCAAACGAACTTTAATACAAAACACGGCTTaacatttgataaatttaaattaattattcaatgTTGTAGGTGGACCATCCTACTAGATTTGATTCAAAgatgaacaaattaattacttGAGGCAATGTATACATTTATTAATCTAACAAGAAAGTAATATATAAGTTATTATTAAAAAAcaaggtataaaaatataaattattattaatgaaactttattattatttattttagaattttaaatttttaaatttaagtctCGAAATTATGTatggattaattaattaattgagttgaatTACTTTTACATAAGCTATCAATTTAATACttgtaatgatttaattttatttatgatgATTGATATAATTTGTTAGATCTTTTAGTTCATGATTTATTAGTTGtaacttcaaatataaatatatatatatatatatatatattagtatttaattagattattcatttcgttagaaaattttaaaattaaaattaaaatttatttttaatatgatgAATTACTTGGCTAAAGAgagtatatatatgaaattataaatcttagtgaattattatttaacaatgcTAACAGTGCTTTTGGTTTTTAGCTAATTCAGTTGTAGTAGCGAGAAAGATTCATTAGCTCTCAGGGCTTCTCGAAGATGAAGTGATTTTCCTTTTAGATGGGACAAAATGATTGAACAAGAAATCAAAGTTGGGGGAAAATTTAAGTGAATTGAACTGCATGCCAAAGAGGTTGGCGCATAATCAATTAGTCGCTAAATTAAGGAGTAGTTTTTATTACGTGCATTATAGTCAGATTGAATTTATATGTGTTGATATAAGATATCAACGAggttgaaaaaaaaggaaagtatgGTAATGATGTTGGAAAAAGAGGAGGAGATGATATCGAGGAAGATTGATTCATCAATGTCAGGCTAAGATTCGGAAAAGTAGGAGGGTGGAGGGGAGAATTGAGAGAAGAGGATGATGGCTTAGCCTTTTAGGCTTTGTTAAAAGGAAAGGAGAGACCATTTTTTTATAATGTGCTTTGAGGGTATTTATAGGAGAGGTGATAATTCTAGGGTGGTCCTCTCTTGAAGATTGCACACTTGTTAATAACAGATGGCTTAAAAAAAGACTCGACCAGGTGGCCAAGAATGGATGGTTCCTTCTGTGGGAGGGGGGGAGGGGGAGCTAGTAGGTCAATAAGTGACCATTTAGACAATACAAGGCAGAGGGTTACTCGTGGATCTCTCCGACTGGTTTTCGTGTTGTCACATGTCCCTATCAAGGTAGAGGTATAATTATAGTTCCCTCCCCTAGTTGAGAGGTAGGTTTCAAAGTGACCGTGCCTCAAGACCATCTATAGGTTGCCCCCATGAGTGGTAGTTGTTG
Protein-coding sequences here:
- the LOC107886601 gene encoding MLP-like protein 423, with product MASSGQLHVDFELKSPAEKVWGTIRDSTTIFPQALSHDYKSIQVLEGDGKAPGSVRLINYAEGSPIVKVSKERIESVDEAEKKYVYSIIDGDLLKYYKTFIGKIIVVPKGESSLVKWSCEFEKASEEIPDPSVIKEFAVKNFKEIDDYLHGKA
- the LOC107886599 gene encoding WAT1-related protein At1g70260 isoform X1, with translation MVAETRRERRSEVAPFAVMLIMEGCTIALTILAKTALTAGINPFVFVVYTNAVGSILLLPFSFLYHRGERIEQSLFTFPLLFRIFFMGLTGVAISQNLAFLGLSYSSPIVVCAMGLLMPTISFLLSIILRTVRLDWRSTSSQAKMIGTFISIAGAIFVELYKGPFTRPSPVSLDHHLQVIPKLFVFYSTPDRWVLGGILLAAATLSISVWNIVQMGTVKQYPQVMKVASSYSLVGTIQCLVFSLIMEGDLDAWKLKRKPDLLLIIVTGVFGSIIRSNVHLACTRMKGPFYVPMFKPFGVVFATVFGTSFFTNSLHYGSVIGTIIVGTGYYAVMFGQIREEELRKEREVGTVSDIPDLKAPLLQENEDAQV
- the LOC107886599 gene encoding WAT1-related protein At1g70260 isoform X2, giving the protein MVAETRRERRSEVAPFAVMLIMEGCTIALTILAKTALTAGINPFVFVVYTNAVGSILLLPFSFLYHRGERIEQSLFTFPLLFRIFFMGLTGVAISQNLAFLGLSYSSPIVVCAMGLLMPTISFLLSIILSQAKMIGTFISIAGAIFVELYKGPFTRPSPVSLDHHLQVIPKLFVFYSTPDRWVLGGILLAAATLSISVWNIVQMGTVKQYPQVMKVASSYSLVGTIQCLVFSLIMEGDLDAWKLKRKPDLLLIIVTGVFGSIIRSNVHLACTRMKGPFYVPMFKPFGVVFATVFGTSFFTNSLHYGSVIGTIIVGTGYYAVMFGQIREEELRKEREVGTVSDIPDLKAPLLQENEDAQV